GTTTAGTCTAAgccacgtgacctaaactcgccatgactgacctatcacgtgacctaaactggccagtgaggggcgctgcgtatggataaaATATTGGTAAATTGATACaacaaccgtacggatagccactgcctaaaacaAATCACTTATTCTTAATCATTTAAGCATAGACTTTGATTGCCATTGAAGGTGTGGCCTTGGTATCTGACGTAGATCCTTTGAGCCGAGGGCAGCTGGAGGCACAGAAATGGGAGTCGTACAAAATtccagaaaatatacaaaagagcAGCAACAATAGACATGactgcaaaaggacaaaaaaagagattactacaaaaataaacagttttactGCATTATCAACAACTatacaaagtgaaaaaaaaatactcactaCAAAGGTACACATTAtggcccccaaaacacacaaaataatacaaaatagtacaaaatgactccaaaaacacaaacttttgttctttcctgtattaatgttcacATCGATCATTATTCTCATTGCTGACACTAATGTTGCCTTCAGATCAAATACAATCTTATTTGTGtgaccctgctgtgataaaagtggccCATCTGTGCTTTATTGTGGAAAGTGTACCacggtgtttgtgtgtgatacAATTATACAATGAAGGAATATCCACACGTTTGCAGACGCTTTTGTCCAAAGAGACTTACAACACAAGCAATAATTTAGACTGGAGGAAAACCTTAGTAAGTGCTACAAGTGCTTTAAGTCATGCCATTTGGTCTGTCATGTAGcctacagtggggcaaaaaagttgatatgttgttgctgttttggttttactactgtcattattactattattagagTGACATCACAGACCTTTATACTCACAGCCCTCACTCAGTAACCTACATCATGTACAGTGGGGTGAAAAAGTATtaagtcagccaccaattgtgcaagtactcttacttaaaaagatgagaggcctgtaattttcatcataggtatacctcaactatgagagataaaatgagatttttttttccagaaaatcacattgtaggatttttaatgaatttatttgcaaattatggtggaaaatatgtatttggtcaataacaaaagttcatctcaatactttgtaatgtacccctTGTTGGATagtgacagaggtcaaacgttttttgtaagtcttcacaaggtttttcACAcatgttgctggtattttgggccattcctccatgcagatctactctagagcagtgatgttttggggctgtcgctgggcaacacgACTTTTAACTCCCTCCTAAGATTTTTtaatggggttgagatctggagactggctaggccactccaggatcTTGAAATGCTCTTACAAAGCCACTCTTTCGTTGCCCAGGCGGTGTGTTTGGCggttgttactttggtcccagctctctgcaggtcattcactaggtccccccccatgtggttctgggatttttgctcactgttcttgtgatcattttgaccccacgtggtgagatcttgcgtggagccccagatcagggagattatcagtggtcttgtatgtcttccattttctaataattgctcccacagttgatttcttcacaccaagctgctctacgtattgcagattcagtcttcccagcctggtgcaggtctacaattttgtttctggtgtcctttgacagctctttgttcttggccatagtggagtttagAGTGacgtttgaggttgtggacaggtgtcttttatactgataatgagttcaaacaggtgccattaatacaggtaacaagtggaggacagaggagcctcttaaagaagaagtaacaggtctgtgagagctagaagtcttgcttgtttgtaggtgaccaaatacttattttactgagggatttaccaattaattcattaaaaatcctacaatgtgattttctggattttttttttctttctcattttatCTCTCATAgctgaggtatacctatgatgaaaattacaggcctctcatctttttaagtaagagtacttgcacaattggtggctgacttaGTACTTTTTCGCCCCACTGTACATGATGTAGGTTACTGAGTGAGGGCTGTGAGTATAAAGGTCTGTGATGTCActctaataatagtaataatgacAGTAGTAAaaccaaaacgacaacaacatATCAGCacgtatttacaatatttacacacacacataaataaaatttaataaagtataacgtgattataaaaacaacatattaattgaataatgtaatatatacaGTGATTTgtgtttgatcatgtttattaaagtgtgttacaaatacagagtagccaggattattTCACAAAGTCACAAGTGACAAGATGCGACACATCTGAtaatattttactgtattttatttgaaatagattTCTATTTGAAAAAGTTTAAGTTTAGAACACAACCTTTTGCTATTGTGTTTGATGTGTTAATTTGGAAAAAGaatagaatttttttgaaattaaaaaatttaattctaatcagtaattgtaattaacactTACTAGGCATTTCAGGCagccccacatggggtcccaactcCAATATTGAAAAACGCTGCTTTAAAGTGTGACTGTTTATTGTAACAGATAACTGCTAATATCTGTTAAAAATGAGATTTggagcttggtggaggtttttgCTCTCTgagttcttgttttgtgtgtgttttttttctcattttgtgtatttttcttgtcatttttgtgtattttggcgtaattttgtgtgttctttttgtatatttttgtagtcctcatgtgttttgtttgagtaatttagattttttttgtacccttttgtgtatttttgtggttattgtgtgtatttttctgtcatcttgtatgttttatatagtcaatttgtgtgtttttgtcatcattttgtccCCTTACCTTGTTTGggagctgcacaaaattagccaTTGTTCACTATAGGCTCAGTGCCCTGCCTACAGAGCCCCTTAAGGGACAGGggtgacaaaaaaaacttttgcgAGATCTCACAATGCTTTAGCGAGATCTCGCGATACTTTTGTGAGATCTCGCGATACTTTTGCGAGATCTCGCAATGTTATTTCGTGAGCCAGTGAACCGGAAGTAAAACAGACACACGACAATGGAGGAGCATATGGGAGCATAATACGAATGTGGGACTGATCATGGACGATTTGGAGCGGTTCTTAGTTTGTAGAGAGGTTCCAAGAGAGGACATAACACGAATGAAGAGAGACAAGGTGAGCATACAATTCATTCTATAACTTAACACACGTGCATTCGTGGCTAACAAAGTTAGCGTTAATGCTATGCTATCGTAAGCTAATATAAGTAACGTTTGTAGAAATGCATCATTGTTTCGTTTTATTATAGGGAAGGCACACTTGACAGCCTAATGGCAGTCATGACATGATATGATTAAACttgaacaaagaacaaaaacttgttgccatggtaactttGGACGCCATGGCTGGTTGTGCTTAGCGACTGTAGACTATTAAGGCCGGTCCGGTCCGGTCAGAACTCCACACACTGGTTGCGCAGAAAGCACCACCAATACTCGATCCGTTGATTGGCAGTGCTTGCGCCGTCCAGGTAGCTGTCAACAGTCCCGTCTGGATGAATCGGGACGAGGAACCGTTGAAAGCCTCTGACATAGCTGTTTGCGGTCCCGAGATCAGCTCTCACAATCCTAGGGCAGCCCCCTAAATGTTGGACTGCATCAATGTAATAACCCCCGATCAACTTTGGATCACTACTCGTGGTATAGGCATTAAGCCAGATTATTTTTCGCGAAAAACCGTCGATGCTTCCGTTGATACAAAAGCCATATGGCTTCAGTTTGTCATAGCTGTCCATGTGCCAAATGAAGTTGGGACCTTTCGAAAAGTAGTTCCGTCATCTTAGGCGTCTTGCTTGCCTTCGTGACACTCCTCTCGGATCCAGCTCCTTTAACACCAAACGCACATCCTCCTTCTTAACTTGTAGTCCATGTTCTCTACACTTTGCGTACATCCACCTGTATCCGTGAAGCTGGCCAGAGTACTGTAGTTCGTTGCTgatgaattcaaccaggaccGCAAGATCACAGTATCCATTATGACGAGAAAGTCCCCTCGCCCTGAGTATTCTTTTCAGATGTCTCTCACTTATGTCAAAGCCATGTCTGCGGCCGAGAACGGCTTTAATATCTTTACACTTTAGGCCTATAGCATATTAGAAATCAATAAACTTCCCCCACGGATGAATATGGTCCTCCATTGTCCTGTGTCTGTTTTACTTCCGGTTCTCAGGCGAAGAAAATAACTCTACGAAATATCGCGAGATCTCGCAAAAGGTATTGCAAGATCTCGCAAAGTATTGCGAGATCTCGCAAAAGCATTGCGAGATCTCGCAAAAGTTTTTTTGTCACCCCTGTCCCTTTAGGGGCTCCGTACCTGCCCACTAACCCATGCTAATGACATTTATTGTACCTGTCGGTGGTCATAATGGGGTGTAGATCCTCTCTtcacagactgtgtgtgtgtgtgcgcgtgcgtgtttTCAGGCAGAGGTGGGAGCTCCTGGGATGGTGGTTGGAGTGTCTGTGGATGGAGCTCAGGTCTGGTCTGAAGGTTGGTAACTTCATGTTCTTTCCTGTGATGTGTTCATATAGGACAGAAACAAACTGTCACAAATCTAAAACGACTTCCACAATAACCAAATCTATCACAGggacacaaaacaaacatgtgttgtgtttgtgtaacCTGAAAGACATTCAAGTTGCTTTGTACAAAGTTTCCACATTtggtaaatgtacaaaaaaccTGTGATCACAAGCAATCTACATTCTGAAGAACCACAACACATGGAGAACAGGCAGcccggggccacatgtggccctctgtctaatattgtgtggcccccaaagtaaatacaccaaaatgaacacaatgagagaaaatacacaaagctaaaaaaaaaacacaaaatgactccataaacacacaaaacagcaacacgaatacacaaaattactctgaaCAAACGAGATAACTACCAAAACTAACACAAAACGTatacaaacaatttaaaaaatacacgtGATGCTACAGATTGCTacagaaacaaatgaaacaacgagaaatatactcaaagtgactccaaagacacacaagatggctagaaaaatacacaaaatgtctctgaGGATTcactaaataaaaactaaaatatacaaaatgactcaaactcataatacacaaactgacttaaaaatcaatcaaaagatAACAAAATTATACAGTAACTCCAAAGACAAACAAtatgaatacaaaaatacacaaatttaacacaaaaataacaaatcgacaacggaaatacacaaaatgattccaaaggcaaacaaaacaacaaaaaactacacaaaccctttgttctttcttgtaataatgctcagtttggtcattattctaaacactGACACGATTAAGAAATATCACACGAGAGCAGTGCTGTTGTGATGAAATATTAGCACTGTTGTAGTTTAGTCGTAGGCACAAAACTATACAGCAGTTATAACAGTTCTTTAAGCGCATTTTATGtgttaacagtaataagtgacaagagatgatgatttgtttatttaatcatttggctcacacacacacacacacacacacacacacacacacacacacgcacgctgcgttcacactgcaggctaATGTGACCCAAATCTGATCTTTTTGTCCATATGTgacctgtatctgatctgttaaagacagtgggcgtgcactgtagctgttcccactcaacgtacTTGAAGCCAAAATGCAGCGCTTCGGGGCGATTCAATCTTGCAAAtgtgacgtcatttggagccagagtctgcgcattAGGGTCTGGCAGGAGGTACactgccccgcccatttagcgtactgccctgatgagttaCGCAGCACAGGTACTCCcagaacataagtatctttcccactggaaattctgCCAACGTCTTGTccagatgatcagatcatagaggttagtactagtactagtagctcaaaaaagatgaaaaaactgaactaaaagtttaatggcgtctcggctttccttcacgacgtaactgcttatgctagtcacaaagagagctacacGAGATccgaggctgtcaatcatcgtcatatatgatgtCAAATccagtttttcaacctcaaataacttatttaaaacaaacttcacagaaaaatgagcacttgaacacaatgtagggggataataactaatgatcacagcagagtttaggtttggaaaaaaattatgtgacgagtattttaactttacagtttgacccacatcccatccgttatcattgaggaggtggggtttatgacctatactgcagccagtcagcagggggcgctctaaaaataaatgctttacTTCCCCGTGAGCTTGttccgtccattctttttacagtctatggttaaAGTTAGTCTGAACAACACAATTCCGATTTTAATGAACTCTGCATCGTTGAAGCCGCTAACATCCTTACCCCGCCACTGTTGACTCTGACTCCCCATCTAAACACTGCAGTAAAGATGCAGCAGCCATCATAGCAAACGGATAGAGTGATAAACCTGCTCTCTTCTTTTTGTCTCCTTAAAGTTACAGTATGTAGTGTTGACTTCTGTTGGAAACAACATTTCTCAGCGCGACGCACAGACCTACACTGGACGACTCCCTATTTACTTACCTGAACATTGTAGCCTGTGGGCTTTTCTGCACATGCGTGTCACTTTAGCATTGCATtccgttcatactccaaactgattgaagacgcatttaatatgtaatatggaCGACAacacataagaaaaaaaaatctgaattgtgcattaagacctgcattGTGAACGTAGTGACAGTGTACTGTGGTGTGTAGCCCAAGATGTAACGGTAactaacagtatttagtggaATGTCTGTCGTCCAATCAAATCACTTGGTAACAGTTgcagataaattaattaattaatttatcggtgtgaaagcgcccgatgcaaatgaaaggattgcatcaatgtctaagTATTCTCTCTCTTGTCAGccgtcagatcagatccacacagtgatgTGTTCACACAGAAATGTCAACATTACACACAATTCACAAGTTAGCTTGACTGACAGCGAGATGCAAAACCAGCTAGCATTGGAAAGCCACTGACCAGTAACGCTAGCGGTGTTAGGTTATCATCTTTACTAGAATCTTTATCGGGAGCCTCCGAGGCCAAAGGGCGCTTTTGGAAACATTCAAAAAGTGTGGCTTGTTTTcgtttcattttctgtgccAAAATTCAACACTTTTCTTTGCCATGAGGTAGGCGTGGGCCATAtggaaaaaatgattttttctttgtaaaatcacaatcaggtttttttcattcagatgATTTAGACCATTTTGTTATTTACTagtaaacaaaccaattcacctacttaaaatcatcaccctTAAATGGAAAAAGGGATAAAAGACAATTTCAGCCAGGGtacttttcaaatatttttaaaaatgtatgtaagcaatttatcaaactcgttctaagtacaattaacatcaaagaaaaaggctgacatgtaaaacctcatgttttttttgtcaaacacaatatttttaactaaaagtggtgtagcattagcaacacttgctacataacaaggcagcagatcattctagtgatttccatttgtttttgaggtaacacactcatgttaataaaatcatactttaagcagtgtttgaacccttcatttcacacagtttagacaatcatatcctttacaagataaaacattactgctttggttacattaggtctgggtgatatggaccaatattcatatctcactatttttcctcaaaatggctaTACACAATTTAatcttgatttattttgtgtttttaatatagttttacaataaaaaaaaaaaacaaaatgggtcaaagtcagtggattaaaatgccacaaagacccttttattaatcactagcagctcaatatcaacattttgttccacttttgaCTTTTCCTTCATTGAGGCTGAAATGCATGTTGCTTATTTAaaggcagctctgagttgctgaaagtcaGGACAGAGACAAAAGCACACACATATTGACCAATCAAATGTGGCTTGACCGACACATCACAACACAGTGTGCACATCTACGGCAGTGGTGAATGGCTGCTGTCCATATAGGGTAGAGGATTTATTTATCCCTCTTCCTTCTCTCCTGTTTTTTTCCCGGGGTTCAGGGATTGGTTATGCTGATTTGGAGAACCGTGTCCCATGCACTCCACAAACTGTGATGAGAATCGCCAGCATCAGTAAGCCCCTTACGTCTGCAGCTGCTGCACGCCTGTGTGAGGAAGGCAAGTTGGACTTGGATGCTCCTGTCCAAAAATACCTCCCTGACTTCCCCCAGAAACAGTTTGATGGAAAAGATGTAAGTCAGCCTGAATTACTGACGTGAGGGGGTAGTTTCTAGCTTTGCTTATGGATAAAAAATGTTGTCCATGTGTTTTAGGTCACAATAACTCCTCGTATGATCCTCTCCCACCTGAGTGGCATAAGACATTATGAGAAGGATGCAAGAAAGGTGAAGGAGGACAAGGAGAAAGCTAAGCGTCTTTTAAAAGCTCAGGTTAAAGAGCAAGAGGAGAAGAGCTCCACTAACGACCAGGGGAAGTCCACATCAGATCAGAACAGCAAAGATGGCCCAGGGAAGAAAAAGGAGTTTGAGCAGGAAGAATATTACATAAAGGATAGCTATGAGAGCGTCACTCAGGCCTTGGAGCTGTTTAAGGATGACCCACTCATCTTCAGACCTGGTACAGCACTCACTCTCTTCACTGTTTCGCTCAAACGTGAGACAAACTCCACTGAAGTCCTTTCATTTGTGGCCACACGCAGGTTCAACCTTCCTGTACTCCACTCATGCCTTCACACTGCTCAGTGCAGTGATGGAGCAGGCTGCAGGCCAGCACTTCCTGGACCTCATGATGAGCATGTTCAGAGAGCTGGGAATGCTTCACACTGTGCCTGACGAGAACGAGCCCATCGTTTACCACCGTGCACGGTAACACTAATCACAGAGGTCCATGCATGATGCAACCACTAAACACAGACTAACAGTGTTGAAAAAAGCATTTATAGCAGAGATGTTCAGCTTCTATCACAGCAGGAGGCCACAAACGTGACAGTATCTgatctgagagtcacatgacCAACGTTAGTGTCAGCattaagaataatgaccaatctgagcattaatacaggaaagaacaaagactgtgtttgttgttggagtcatttttgtgtatttgtgttgtggttttatttactcctctgttatttttgtagtcgttttgtgtgtttttggagtaattaatGTGTATTATTGTCGTCATAGTTTGCAACTTCTGGTTAATTTCTggttatttgttgtcatttcatagtTTTGTAAAACTGTactatacaaaaatacagaaaaggagaaatatttattatgtatataatccatgtaccctttgttctttggttattctgttttaaaacaatcaaaataacaaataaacagtgtggttattttgttttactgatttaaaaccaaaacagaaacacagaaaaaccaaaacccagataagcagcatttttctattttttgttttgttttttgaaaaacttgTATGTGTgacggggaaattagagcgagaactgaagtccgctgcacctccCTCCCTAgctcctggaccaggtctccacacATAATaggtttaggatttatttcatcagttttctggtcctgctcatgttttcattcagtctgtgaatgttttagctcgtaaaaatctgctcacgtttatgtttttttttttgcggtgttacggtccaaatagtatccagataaagaggtgactgactatcaactgtgagactggtgtgaggaacaatagatgtttgaACTTCTATGATTTGACAATTGCAGCtcttttgagggcagtaaattgtttattttgcatgttataaataccgctaacggcagccgtcaacacacacggaagttgatcacaagaaacgaggagcaccaatAGATTCAATACACCACCTCCAGTTCCACAtatcaatttaattcaattcagctttatttgtaatgctcaaaatacaacagtcatctgaatgtgcttatcaaaatatcaaattcatattaagaaagaaaaaatcaaacaagtcccttaaatatccaaatgtcacacaaacagaaccagatttaatgttaaaacagaaaaacactgcttgtttggtatttggtttttctgttttcctgtttctggttttaaatgagtaaaacaaaaaaaacaatcagcttttttatttttattttttttaaattatttttttattgggtttaattttagaaacaaaaacttTTAGGACAACAAGAACAACACGGCAAGGGGAGAACCCATCTCACGTCACAactacatacatatacacaatttatatatatatatatatatatatatatatatatacatataatagTATTAAATAATACCAATTTAAAGGACCTCTGTTTTTACACACCAATTTTTGATCAGGTC
This genomic window from Gouania willdenowi chromosome 6, fGouWil2.1, whole genome shotgun sequence contains:
- the lactb gene encoding serine beta-lactamase-like protein LACTB, mitochondrial isoform X2 → MCGVGVGIALAVGLNYAASSSSDDVLHGVRGNYPYSKAIKVSRELLERIKAEVGAPGMVVGVSVDGAQVWSEGIGYADLENRVPCTPQTVMRIASISKPLTSAAAARLCEEGKLDLDAPVQKYLPDFPQKQFDGKDVTITPRMILSHLSGIRHYEKDARKVKEDKEKAKRLLKAQVKEQEEKSSTNDQGKSTSDQNSKDGPGKKKEFEQEEYYIKDSYESVTQALELFKDDPLIFRPGSTFLYSTHAFTLLSAVMEQAAGQHFLDLMMSMFRELGMLHTVPDENEPIVYHRARFYHFNKKGRVVNCRYVDNSYKWAGGGFLSTVGDLLLFGNVLLYSYQMAQLKDTQDLLPGFLKPQTATQLWTPVDRTEASWDKDGLYGQGWLVVEKLQKFGQCRKRRYYVSHTGGAVGASSVLLVLPSEEIKQCQDKPPVLPQGVVVTIITNMQSVGLNNTALKIAQEFEKAASAEDSEVSEDL
- the lactb gene encoding serine beta-lactamase-like protein LACTB, mitochondrial isoform X1; this encodes MCGVGVGIALAVGLNYAASSSSDDVLHGVRGNYPYSKAIKVSRELLERIKVGSQAEVGAPGMVVGVSVDGAQVWSEGIGYADLENRVPCTPQTVMRIASISKPLTSAAAARLCEEGKLDLDAPVQKYLPDFPQKQFDGKDVTITPRMILSHLSGIRHYEKDARKVKEDKEKAKRLLKAQVKEQEEKSSTNDQGKSTSDQNSKDGPGKKKEFEQEEYYIKDSYESVTQALELFKDDPLIFRPGSTFLYSTHAFTLLSAVMEQAAGQHFLDLMMSMFRELGMLHTVPDENEPIVYHRARFYHFNKKGRVVNCRYVDNSYKWAGGGFLSTVGDLLLFGNVLLYSYQMAQLKDTQDLLPGFLKPQTATQLWTPVDRTEASWDKDGLYGQGWLVVEKLQKFGQCRKRRYYVSHTGGAVGASSVLLVLPSEEIKQCQDKPPVLPQGVVVTIITNMQSVGLNNTALKIAQEFEKAASAEDSEVSEDL
- the lactb gene encoding serine beta-lactamase-like protein LACTB, mitochondrial isoform X3; the encoded protein is MDDLERFLVCREVPREDITRMKRDKAEVGAPGMVVGVSVDGAQVWSEGIGYADLENRVPCTPQTVMRIASISKPLTSAAAARLCEEGKLDLDAPVQKYLPDFPQKQFDGKDVTITPRMILSHLSGIRHYEKDARKVKEDKEKAKRLLKAQVKEQEEKSSTNDQGKSTSDQNSKDGPGKKKEFEQEEYYIKDSYESVTQALELFKDDPLIFRPGSTFLYSTHAFTLLSAVMEQAAGQHFLDLMMSMFRELGMLHTVPDENEPIVYHRARFYHFNKKGRVVNCRYVDNSYKWAGGGFLSTVGDLLLFGNVLLYSYQMAQLKDTQDLLPGFLKPQTATQLWTPVDRTEASWDKDGLYGQGWLVVEKLQKFGQCRKRRYYVSHTGGAVGASSVLLVLPSEEIKQCQDKPPVLPQGVVVTIITNMQSVGLNNTALKIAQEFEKAASAEDSEVSEDL